A single window of Colletes latitarsis isolate SP2378_abdomen chromosome 11, iyColLati1, whole genome shotgun sequence DNA harbors:
- the LOC143347639 gene encoding tRNA methyltransferase 10 homolog A isoform X1 encodes MENEKANNIETSENDTQHINICNQKTFYNSNKKLLQLNPNISKRQLKKVRKREKWLERKDEKRLKEREKARQKRAFARANNIDLGPSRKALKKSTMADSSCKVGVTIDMSFDDLMIDKDIAKLTKQILRCYTLNRRANAPMQFSLTGFNGKSRSHMQKHNGYEHWDVKFHTESYLDVYQKEKIIYLTSESEDIIDHLEHDRVYVIGGLVDHNSHKGHCHKIAVEAGVRHGRLPLDKFLQMKARKVLTVDHVFEILLRVSEGRTWQDAFLQVLPERKNAQPIVSLEENKDTANTCIVSQT; translated from the exons ATGGAGAATGAAAAGGCAAATAATATTGAGACATCAGAAAATGATACACAACATATAAACATAtgtaatcaaaaaactttttatAATTCCAATAAAAAATTACTACAATTAAATCCAAATATAAGTAAACGTCAATTAAAAAAAGTGAGAAAAAGGGAAAAATGGTTGGAAAGAAAGGATGAGAAAAG aTTAAAGGAACGAGAAAAAGCAAGGCAAAAACGAGCATTTGCACGTGCAAACAACATAGACCTTGGACCATCTAGAAAAGCTTTAAAAAAAAGTACAATGGCAGATAGTAGTTGTAAAGTTGGTGTGACTATCGATATGTCTTTTGATGATCTAATGATCGATAAGGATATTGCAAAATTAACTAAACAAATACTAAGATGTTATACTTTAAATAGAAGGGCCAATGCACCAATGCAATTTTCCCTTACTGGTTTTAATGGAAAATCAAGAAGTCATATGCAGAAGCATAATGGGTATGAACATTGGGAT gtaaaatttcacaccgaaTCATATTTAGATGTTTATCAGAAAGAAAAAATCATATATCTTACTAGTGAATCAGAAGATATTATTGATCATCTGGAACATGATCGTGTGTATGTTATAGGTGGTCTTGTTGATCATAATAGTCATAAG GGTCACTGTCATAAAATAGCTGTAGAGGCTGGAGTAAGGCATGGCCGATTACCTCTAGACAAATTCTTACAAATGAAGGCAAGAAAGGTTTTAACTGTTGATCATG TGTTCGAAATTTTGCTTAGAGTTAGCGAAGGAAGAACATGGCAAGATGCATTTTTGCAGGTACTACCAGAAAGAAAAAATGCTCAACCTATTGTATCATTAGAAGAAAACAAAGACACAGCAAATACTTGCATTGTAAGTCAAACTTAA
- the LOC143347639 gene encoding tRNA methyltransferase 10 homolog A isoform X3, whose amino-acid sequence MENEKANNIETSENDTQHINICNQKTFYNSNKKLLQLNPNISKRQLKKVRKREKWLERKDEKRLKEREKARQKRAFARANNIDLGPSRKALKKSTMADSSCKVGVTIDMSFDDLMIDKDIAKLTKQILRCYTLNRRANAPMQFSLTGFNGKSRSHMQKHNGYEHWDVKFHTESYLDVYQKEKIIYLTSESEDIIDHLEHDRVYVIGGLVDHNSHKGHCHKIAVEAGVRHGRLPLDKFLQMKARKVLTVDHELAKEEHGKMHFCRYYQKEKMLNLLYH is encoded by the exons ATGGAGAATGAAAAGGCAAATAATATTGAGACATCAGAAAATGATACACAACATATAAACATAtgtaatcaaaaaactttttatAATTCCAATAAAAAATTACTACAATTAAATCCAAATATAAGTAAACGTCAATTAAAAAAAGTGAGAAAAAGGGAAAAATGGTTGGAAAGAAAGGATGAGAAAAG aTTAAAGGAACGAGAAAAAGCAAGGCAAAAACGAGCATTTGCACGTGCAAACAACATAGACCTTGGACCATCTAGAAAAGCTTTAAAAAAAAGTACAATGGCAGATAGTAGTTGTAAAGTTGGTGTGACTATCGATATGTCTTTTGATGATCTAATGATCGATAAGGATATTGCAAAATTAACTAAACAAATACTAAGATGTTATACTTTAAATAGAAGGGCCAATGCACCAATGCAATTTTCCCTTACTGGTTTTAATGGAAAATCAAGAAGTCATATGCAGAAGCATAATGGGTATGAACATTGGGAT gtaaaatttcacaccgaaTCATATTTAGATGTTTATCAGAAAGAAAAAATCATATATCTTACTAGTGAATCAGAAGATATTATTGATCATCTGGAACATGATCGTGTGTATGTTATAGGTGGTCTTGTTGATCATAATAGTCATAAG GGTCACTGTCATAAAATAGCTGTAGAGGCTGGAGTAAGGCATGGCCGATTACCTCTAGACAAATTCTTACAAATGAAGGCAAGAAAGGTTTTAACTGTTGATCATG AGTTAGCGAAGGAAGAACATGGCAAGATGCATTTTTGCAGGTACTACCAGAAAGAAAAAATGCTCAACCTATTGTATCATTAG
- the LOC143347636 gene encoding putative cytochrome P450 6a14, with protein MADGFLILCTIAITLLTLYYYYTSTYDFWKKRGIPGPQPSIIFGNFGSLISRKISFSSYVKKLYDEYKHEPVFGIFQGSTPILVVNDLNLSKDVLIRDFSLFAHRGIPIFPKIDPFTEHLFVLEPQRWRPLRAKLSPVFTTGKLKEMFPLIIECAKHLEEYLDKVVKNGELIECRELAAKYTTDVIGSCAFGIEMNVFKDKDSEFRRIGKQMFTPSLRQVAQDLCRQFLPRLYNIIGHLLQPKEVAKFFTNAIVGTMKYRKENNIVRPDFVNVLMELKENPEKLENLEFTDQLLTSQAFIFFLAGFETSSSTMGFALYELAQNPHIQDKLRAEIRENSTQNDQLTYNQVKEMKYLDAVFRETLRKYSILAMLMRQVSEDYTFKGTKITIPKDTLIWIPVYAIQHDPDIYPNPETFNPERFTNEAIENRHPMSFLSFGDGPRNCIGARFAHYQSKIGLITILRNHRVDVCEKTTIPFESDPRNFLLTLKGGVTLKVTEVQ; from the exons ATGGCAGACGGTTTTTTAATATTATGCACCATTGCTATAACACTTCTCACGCTTTACTACTATTATACTTCGACCTATGATTTCTGGAAAAAACGTGGTATACCCGGACCACAGCCCtcaattattttcggtaattTCGGATCTCTGATAAGTAGAAAAATATCGTTTAGCAGTTACGTAAAGAAATTATACGACGAATACAAACACGAACCAGTGTTCGGAATATTTCAAGGAAGTACTCCTATTCTCGTCGTTAATGATTTAAACCTTAGTAAGGATGTTCTTATCAGAGACTTCTCTCTTTTTGCACACCGAGGGATTCCTATATTTCCAAAG ATCGATCCATTTACAGAACATCTTTTCGTATTAGAACCCCAAAGATGGCGACCATTGAGGGCAAAGCTCTCGCCTGTGTTCACGACCGGCAAACTCAAAGAAATGTTTCCCCTCATAATAGAATGTGCAAAACATTTGGAAGAATATCTGGACAAAGTGGTAAAAAACGGAGAGCTTATAGAATGTCGCGAATTGGCAGCGAAATACACGACCGACGTGATCGGTAGCTGTGCTTTTGGAATTGAAATGAATGTCTTTAAAGACAAAGATAGCGAATTTCGACGAATAGGCAAACAAATGTTTACTCCTTCTCTACGACAAGTGGCTCAAGATCTCTGCAGACAATTTCTACCGAGATTGTACAATATAATTGGCCACCTGTTGCAACCGAAAGAAGTTGCTAAATTCTTTACGAATGCGATCGTAGGCACGATgaaatacagaaaagaaaacaataTCGTTCGGCCTGATTTCGTTAATGTGTTGATGGAACTTAAAGAAAATCCAGAAAAGTTGGAAAACCTTG AATTTACGGACCAGTTGCTCACTTCGCAAGCATTTATCTTTTTCCTAGCTGGATTTGAAACTTCCTCGTCAACGATGGGCTTTGCGCTTTACGAATTAGCGCAGAATCCGCACATACAGGACAAGTTACGAGCAGAAATCAGAGAAAACAGTACGCAGAATGATCAATTGACATACAATCAAGTGAAAGAAATGAAATATCTGGATGCAGTGTTTCGAG AGACACTGAGAAAGTACTCAATACTGGCAATGTTGATgagacaagtatccgaagattaCACATTTAAAGGGACAAAAATTACAATTCCAAAAGATACGTTAATTTGGATACCAGTATATGCGATTCAACATGACCCCGATATTTATCCAAATCCAGAAACTTTTAACCCTGAAAGATTTACAAATGAAGCTATTGAGAATAGACATCCTATGAGTTTCCTATCTTTCGGTGACGGACCTAGGAACTGTATAG GTGCCCGTTTTGCGCATTATCAAAGTAAGATTGGACTTATCACGATTCTTCGAAATCATAGAGTCGATGTTTGTGAAAAAACGACGATTCCATTCGAGAGTGACCCCCGAAATTTCTTGCTAACGCTTAAAGGTGGAGTAACTTTGAAAGTAACGGAAGTACaatga
- the LOC143347639 gene encoding tRNA methyltransferase 10 homolog A isoform X2, translating to MENEKANNIETSENDTQHINICNQKTFYNSNKKLLQLNPNISKRQLKKVRKREKWLERKDEKRLKEREKARQKRAFARANNIDLGPSRKALKKSTMADSSCKVGVTIDMSFDDLMIDKDIAKLTKQILRCYTLNRRANAPMQFSLTGFNGKSRSHMQKHNGYEHWDVKFHTESYLDVYQKEKIIYLTSESEDIIDHLEHDRVYVIGGLVDHNSHKGHCHKIAVEAGVRHGRLPLDKFLQMKARKVLTVDHGTTRKKKCSTYCIIRRKQRHSKYLHCKSNLIFLVLYCI from the exons ATGGAGAATGAAAAGGCAAATAATATTGAGACATCAGAAAATGATACACAACATATAAACATAtgtaatcaaaaaactttttatAATTCCAATAAAAAATTACTACAATTAAATCCAAATATAAGTAAACGTCAATTAAAAAAAGTGAGAAAAAGGGAAAAATGGTTGGAAAGAAAGGATGAGAAAAG aTTAAAGGAACGAGAAAAAGCAAGGCAAAAACGAGCATTTGCACGTGCAAACAACATAGACCTTGGACCATCTAGAAAAGCTTTAAAAAAAAGTACAATGGCAGATAGTAGTTGTAAAGTTGGTGTGACTATCGATATGTCTTTTGATGATCTAATGATCGATAAGGATATTGCAAAATTAACTAAACAAATACTAAGATGTTATACTTTAAATAGAAGGGCCAATGCACCAATGCAATTTTCCCTTACTGGTTTTAATGGAAAATCAAGAAGTCATATGCAGAAGCATAATGGGTATGAACATTGGGAT gtaaaatttcacaccgaaTCATATTTAGATGTTTATCAGAAAGAAAAAATCATATATCTTACTAGTGAATCAGAAGATATTATTGATCATCTGGAACATGATCGTGTGTATGTTATAGGTGGTCTTGTTGATCATAATAGTCATAAG GGTCACTGTCATAAAATAGCTGTAGAGGCTGGAGTAAGGCATGGCCGATTACCTCTAGACAAATTCTTACAAATGAAGGCAAGAAAGGTTTTAACTGTTGATCATG GTACTACCAGAAAGAAAAAATGCTCAACCTATTGTATCATTAGAAGAAAACAAAGACACAGCAAATACTTGCATTGTAAGTCAAACTTAATTTTCTTGGTATTGTATTGTATATAA